From Arachis stenosperma cultivar V10309 chromosome 2, arast.V10309.gnm1.PFL2, whole genome shotgun sequence, one genomic window encodes:
- the LOC130962158 gene encoding RING-H2 finger protein ATL67-like, which translates to MSSFFSSPPPPPLPPPPPSAAAAAYVTNLGFGYSIAIALGFLFLLSTIILSSYLCCRALRHNNDNNNRRRNQNDGVILPRVIFVAENDVENNQPGGGNDSAVLGLDQIVINSYPKFQFNGNNDVDVDSVCSICLCEYKDSEMLRMMPECHHCFHVSCLDSWLKLNGSCPVCRNSPMPTPLPTPLQEVVPLSLYAADRRGRS; encoded by the coding sequence ATGTCCTCTTTCTTTTCCTCTCCTCCACCGCCTCCACTGCCACCGCCACCACCATCCGCCGCCGCCGCAGCCTACGTCACCAACCTCGGATTCGGTTACTCCATAGCCATAGCACTCggcttcctcttcctcctctccacaATCATCCTCTCTTCCTACCTCTGCTGCCGCGCTCTCCGCCACAACAACGACAACAATAACCGCCGCAGGAACCAAAACGACGGTGTCATTTTGCCACGTGTCATTTTCGTAGCTGAGAACGACGTTGAAAATAATCAGCCTGGTGGAGGAAACGACAGCGCCGTTTTGGGTCTGGACCAGATCGTAATTAACTCGTACCCTAAGTTTCAGTTTAACGGCAACAACGACGTCGATGTTGACAGCGTGTGTTCGATTTGTTTGTGTGAGTACAAGGATTCGGAGATGCTGAGGATGATGCCGGAGTGTCACCACTGCTTCCACGTGTCATGTCTTGATTCGTGGCTCAAGCTTAATGGCTCTTGCCCTGTTTGCCGGAACTCTCCGATGCCGACGCCGCTACCCACGCCACTGCAGGAGGTGGTGCCGCTCTCTCTCTATGCCGCTGATAGGAGGGGAAGGAGTTGA